One genomic window of Nicotiana sylvestris chromosome 10, ASM39365v2, whole genome shotgun sequence includes the following:
- the LOC104210145 gene encoding photosynthetic NDH subunit of subcomplex B 4, chloroplastic, whose translation MAEAVMRFTVIKPNVQCHATKLVLHPFTKSLRHCSSSAFGNGRHQIQSGKSKRNCGLRVKALPDWPLMAVLVEHMEGQRDLITHKSVWHLSDEAMKNVYTFYIMFTVWGCCFFGSTKDPYYDSEQYRGDGGDGTGHWVYEKQEDIEEEARAKLWREELIEEIEQKVGGLRELEEAGKKEELVK comes from the exons ATGGCTGAAGCTGTAATGAGGTTCACCGTCATCAAACCCAATGTTCAATGTCACGCTACTAAATTGGTCTTGCACCCTTTCACAAAATCA CTTAGGCACTGCTCAAGCTCAGCCTTCGGCAATGGCAGGCACCAG ATTCAAAGTGGAAAGAGCAAAAGAAATTGTGGTTTAAGAGTGAAGGCTCTCCCGGATTGGCCATTAATGGCAGTATTAGTTGAGCATATGGAAGGTCAAAGAGACCTCATAACTCACAAATCTGTTTGGCACCTTAGTGATGAAGCTATGAAGAATGTTT ATACATTTTACATCATGTTCACTGTTTGGGGATGCTGTTTCTTCGGTTCTACCAAA GATCCTTACTATGATTCAGAACAGTACAGAGGAGATGGAGGTGATGGTACTGGACATTGGGTCTATGAGAAG CAAGAAGACATTGAAGAAGAAGCAAGAGCAAAGCTATGGCGCGAGGAACTGATAGAGGAGATTGAACAAAAGGTTGGGGGGCTTCGAGAACTTGAAGAAGCTGGGAAGAAGGAAGAGCTGGTCAAATGA
- the LOC104210144 gene encoding 2-hydroxy-palmitic acid dioxygenase MPO1-like isoform X1, with protein MRLFDVEKQFAFYGAYHSNPVNFLIHMVFVGPIFFTALILFYFTPPLLNSTPIQLYEDSCFLGLNLGFLFTLIYALFYVYLDKKAGSLAALLCLLYWVSSSFVAHYLGFSLAWKVVLVAQLFCWTGLVIGHGVFEKRAPALLDNFAEAFLMEPFFVLLEALWTFTGYEPYPGFHAKVKATIDAEIKQWQEKKHKKIS; from the exons ATGAGATTATTTGATGTAGAGAAGCAATTCGCCTTTTATGGAGCATACCACAGCAACCCAGTGAATTTCTTGATTCACATGGTGTTTGTGGGGCCAATCTTTTTCACAGCTCTTATTCTCTTCTACTTTACACCCCCACTTTTGAATTCCACTCCAATTCAGCTGTATGAAGATAGTtgtttcttaggcttgaatctcgGGTTCTTGTTTACTTTGATTTATGCCTTGTTCTATGTGTATTTGGACAAGAAAGCTGGCTCTTTAGCTGCTTTGCTCTGTTTACTTTATTGGGTATCAAGCAGTTTTGTTGCTCATTATCTGGGGTTCTCTCTCGCCTGGAAG GTTGTTCTTGTCGCTCAGTTATTCTGCTGGACTGGACTGGTTATAGGCCATGGAGTGTTTGAG AAACGAGCGCCTGCTCTGTTGGACAATTTTGCGGAAGCATTCCTTATGGAACCCTTCTTTGTACTCTTAGAG GCTCTCTGGACATTTACTGGCTATGAACCATATCCTGGATTTCATGCAAAAGTAAAAGCTACAATAGATGCTGAAATCAAACAATGGCAGGAGAAGAAACATAAGAAAATATCCTAG
- the LOC104210144 gene encoding 2-hydroxy-palmitic acid dioxygenase mpo1-like isoform X2, translating to MRLFDVEKQFAFYGAYHSNPVNFLIHMVFVGPIFFTALILFYFTPPLLNSTPIQLYEDSCFLGLNLGFLFTLIYALFYVYLDKKAGSLAALLCLLYWVSSSFVAHYLGFSLAWKVVLVAQLFCWTGLVIGHGVFEALWTFTGYEPYPGFHAKVKATIDAEIKQWQEKKHKKIS from the exons ATGAGATTATTTGATGTAGAGAAGCAATTCGCCTTTTATGGAGCATACCACAGCAACCCAGTGAATTTCTTGATTCACATGGTGTTTGTGGGGCCAATCTTTTTCACAGCTCTTATTCTCTTCTACTTTACACCCCCACTTTTGAATTCCACTCCAATTCAGCTGTATGAAGATAGTtgtttcttaggcttgaatctcgGGTTCTTGTTTACTTTGATTTATGCCTTGTTCTATGTGTATTTGGACAAGAAAGCTGGCTCTTTAGCTGCTTTGCTCTGTTTACTTTATTGGGTATCAAGCAGTTTTGTTGCTCATTATCTGGGGTTCTCTCTCGCCTGGAAG GTTGTTCTTGTCGCTCAGTTATTCTGCTGGACTGGACTGGTTATAGGCCATGGAGTGTTTGAG GCTCTCTGGACATTTACTGGCTATGAACCATATCCTGGATTTCATGCAAAAGTAAAAGCTACAATAGATGCTGAAATCAAACAATGGCAGGAGAAGAAACATAAGAAAATATCCTAG